The Brevibacterium atlanticum genome segment CCTTGGCTCCACGGCCGAGGTTGCGCACCACGAGGTCGACGAGCGTCGACAGCAGGTTCGTGCGCATGAGCGGCAGGTCTTCGGACATCGGGTTGGCCAGGCGGACGTGTTCACGGCGCACATCGTCGGACTCGAGCCGCAGCTGATCGTCACGCTTGGAACTCGTGAACGGGTAGGACAGCACCTCGGTGAAGCCGTCGGCGGCGAGCAGGTTCGAGATCCGACGACGCGTCTTCTGCGCGGTCGTCAGTCCATTGCCGGCACGCGCCGCGGGCTGCACGGACGGGATGCGTCCGTAGCCACCGGTGCGGGCGACTTCCTCGATGAGGTCGACGTTGTCGGTGATGTCCGTGCGCCAGCTGGGCACGGTCACGGCCAAACGGTCCTTGCCCACGACCTCGATGGTCGCGCCGATGCCCTCGAGCAGTCCGGTCGCCTCGGCGGTCGTGTATTCGACTCCGACGAGGTTGCTGATGCGCTCGACGGGCAGTTCGATGACGGTCGGCTCGGGGGCCCCCCCGATCTGCGTGGTCGCGGGGCTGAGCGTTCCGCCGCCGAGTTCGACGAGCAGGTCCGCGCAGCGACGAGCCGCCACGGGTCCGAGCTGCGGATCGACGCCGCGTTCGAAGCGCCGCGAAGCCTCAGAAGACAGCTTGTGGCGACGTGAGGTCCGGGCGATGGAGATCGGGTCGAAGTGGGCGGCCTCGATGACGACGTCGGTGGTGCCCGAGTGGACCTCGACGTCGGCTCCGCCCATAACGCCGGCCAGGCCGATGATCTTCCCGCCCTGACCGTCACCAGCGGCACCGGCACCGCGGTCGGTGATGAGCAGGTCTTCGGGATCGAGTTTGCGCTTGACGTCATCAAGCGTCGTGAACTTCTCCCCCGCCTCGGCACGGCGCACGACGATCTCGTCACCGAGCAGAGCGGAGTCGTAGGCGTGCAGCGGCTGGCCGAGTTCGAGCATGACGTAGTTCGTCACGTCGACGGTGAGGCTGATCGGGCGCATGCCCGCCTGCTGCAGGCGACGCTGCATCCAGAACGGAGTCTTCGCCTCCGGGTTGAGCCCGGTGACCTGAAGGGCGGTGAAACGGTCACAGCCGGCCACCTCGTTGATGGGGTTCGCATCCTCGATGACGACGGGGAACCCATCAAGCGTCGGTTCATTCACCGGGGCGACGGCGGGGCTGCCGATATCGGTGAAGGACTGCCCCTTCATCTGCGCGTATTCGCGGGCGATGCCGCGCATTGACAGCTGGTAGCCGCGGTCGGGGGTGACGTTGACGTCGAGGGTGACCTGGTCGAGGCCGATCAGGGCGATCGCGTCATCGCCGGGTTCACCGGTCAGCCCGAGGTCGGACAGGACGATGATGCCGGAGTGATCCTCGCCGAGGCCGAGCTCCTTGGCCGAGCAGATCATGCCGTCCGACTTGTGTCCGTAGGTCTTGCGGGCGGCGATGGCGAAGTCGCCGGGCAGAACTGCTCCGGGCAGGCAGGCGACGATGAGGTCGCCGGGCACGAAGTTGTGCGCACCGCAGATGATGCCGCGGCTGGGTACCTCGGGTCCGGGCTGCGGGTCCTTCGGATCGTCCTGGGCTTCGTTGTGTTCGGGGCCGACGTCGACGCGGCACCAGTTGACGGTCTTGCCGTTCGAGTGCTCTTCCTTAACGAGTTCGAGGACCCGGCCGACGACGAGGGGGCCGGTGATCTCGGGGCCGAAGAAGTCCTCTTCTTCGAGTCCGATCGCGGCGAATTCGGCCGCGAGGGCATGGGGGTCTGTCTCGGCCGGGAGATCGACATAGTCGGCCAGCCAGTTCAGTGGGACGCGCATATCAAGCCTTCATTCCGAAACGGGCCGAGAAGCGCACATCGCCTTCGACCATGTCATGCATATCGTTGATTCCCTCGCGCAGCATCAGGGTGCGTTCGATGCCCATGCCGAACGCGAAGCCCTGGTAGACCTCGGGGTCGATGCCGGCGGCGCGGAGCACGTTGGGGTGGACCATGCCGCAGCCGCCCCATTCGATCCAGCCGGGCCCGCCGACCTTGTTGGGGAACCAGAAGTCCATCTCCGCGCTCGGTTCGGTGAACGGGAAGAAGCTCGGGCGCAGGCGGGTCTTCGACTCCGGGCCGAACAT includes the following:
- the pheT gene encoding phenylalanine--tRNA ligase subunit beta, encoding MRVPLNWLADYVDLPAETDPHALAAEFAAIGLEEEDFFGPEITGPLVVGRVLELVKEEHSNGKTVNWCRVDVGPEHNEAQDDPKDPQPGPEVPSRGIICGAHNFVPGDLIVACLPGAVLPGDFAIAARKTYGHKSDGMICSAKELGLGEDHSGIIVLSDLGLTGEPGDDAIALIGLDQVTLDVNVTPDRGYQLSMRGIAREYAQMKGQSFTDIGSPAVAPVNEPTLDGFPVVIEDANPINEVAGCDRFTALQVTGLNPEAKTPFWMQRRLQQAGMRPISLTVDVTNYVMLELGQPLHAYDSALLGDEIVVRRAEAGEKFTTLDDVKRKLDPEDLLITDRGAGAAGDGQGGKIIGLAGVMGGADVEVHSGTTDVVIEAAHFDPISIARTSRRHKLSSEASRRFERGVDPQLGPVAARRCADLLVELGGGTLSPATTQIGGAPEPTVIELPVERISNLVGVEYTTAEATGLLEGIGATIEVVGKDRLAVTVPSWRTDITDNVDLIEEVARTGGYGRIPSVQPAARAGNGLTTAQKTRRRISNLLAADGFTEVLSYPFTSSKRDDQLRLESDDVRREHVRLANPMSEDLPLMRTNLLSTLVDLVVRNLGRGAKDVALFEAGLVSTSAGLPSGPGPRHLPGYHPTEAELEKIYASVPAQPYHYAGIIAGNAELPGVWGKGRKAEATDVIDTVRRIATVNGLEVTVEADQIAPWHPGRAAKFVLADGQVLGHAGELHPKVCENLGLPARTVAFEIDLDALLAQDDLRVWDGALSTYPVSRQDVALIVDAELPTQTLAATLREGAGEELELLETFDLYTGDQLPEGKKSLAFRLTFRAPDRTLQADEASAMREAATKLAAERHGAEVRS